A genome region from Methanococcoides burtonii DSM 6242 includes the following:
- a CDS encoding tyrosine--tRNA ligase, whose protein sequence is MENMDLIKRNVQEIVTEEELTKLLETKKHPSAYTGYEPSGKIHMGHVLTVNKLLDLQKAGFEITVLLADVHAYLNQKGTMDEVRKTADYNKKCFLALGLDPEMTNFVYGSDFQLSPEYMLNVLKLTQATSLNRAKRSMDEVGRKMEDPKVSQMVYPIMQAVDIALLGVDVAVGGIDQRKIHMLAREGLPGLGFKAPLCIHTPILLGLDGTKMSSSNENYISVDDDEAALKKKFKKAFCPAEDIENNPVLELFKYHITPRYDEMVFERPEKFGGDLVCKSYAELEKVFADGSLHPMDLKNGAAKYLNEILEPVRSVLE, encoded by the coding sequence ATGGAAAATATGGATCTTATAAAAAGGAACGTGCAGGAAATAGTTACGGAAGAGGAACTCACAAAATTGTTGGAGACAAAGAAACATCCTTCAGCATATACCGGCTACGAACCAAGCGGAAAGATCCACATGGGTCACGTTCTTACTGTTAACAAACTACTTGACCTTCAGAAAGCCGGATTTGAAATTACAGTCCTCCTTGCGGATGTTCACGCTTACCTCAATCAGAAAGGAACAATGGATGAAGTACGCAAGACTGCTGATTACAACAAGAAATGTTTCCTTGCACTTGGTCTTGACCCGGAGATGACAAATTTCGTCTATGGTTCAGACTTCCAGTTATCTCCTGAATACATGCTTAATGTTCTCAAACTTACCCAGGCCACTTCACTCAACAGGGCAAAGAGAAGTATGGATGAGGTAGGCAGAAAGATGGAAGACCCAAAGGTATCCCAGATGGTCTATCCAATTATGCAGGCAGTAGATATTGCCCTTCTTGGTGTCGATGTTGCAGTTGGTGGTATTGACCAGAGGAAGATACACATGCTTGCAAGAGAAGGTCTTCCAGGGCTTGGCTTTAAGGCACCTCTTTGCATCCATACACCTATCCTTCTCGGACTGGACGGTACGAAGATGTCCTCTTCAAATGAGAACTACATCTCTGTTGACGATGATGAAGCAGCTCTCAAAAAGAAGTTCAAGAAAGCATTTTGTCCGGCAGAAGATATTGAGAACAATCCTGTCCTTGAGCTGTTCAAGTACCACATAACCCCACGTTATGATGAGATGGTTTTCGAAAGACCGGAAAAGTTCGGTGGCGACCTTGTCTGCAAGAGCTATGCTGAGCTTGAAAAGGTGTTTGCAGATGGCAGTCTTCATCCAATGGACCTGAAGAACGGTGCGGCTAAATACCTCAATGAGATACTTGAACCGGTACGTTCAGTCCTTGAATGA
- a CDS encoding tRNA(His) guanylyltransferase Thg1 family protein: MKKREVYSDLRCIPPVIVRLDGRTFKHTLSRLGCEKPYDEKFASAMADSLELFFKKSGINAALAYTFSDEASILFFDLPFDGRVEKLDSVISSYLSSAFTIKMGLDEPVSFDSRIVPVNKENVAEYLIWRQSEAWRNCVSSYGYYTLLSEGMSKKDAASAIKGKKAQGIHELLFQRGINLDKVPMWQRRGILVYKDDYKVAGFDPVRKEIRSSTRNKVVQDWEVPQFSSEEGTDILKKHLIGY; the protein is encoded by the coding sequence ATGAAAAAACGGGAGGTCTATTCGGATCTACGCTGTATTCCGCCTGTCATCGTACGTTTAGATGGGAGGACATTTAAACACACACTTTCCCGGCTTGGATGTGAAAAGCCGTATGATGAAAAGTTTGCATCTGCAATGGCAGATTCGCTTGAGCTTTTTTTCAAAAAAAGTGGGATCAATGCAGCGTTGGCGTACACATTTTCTGATGAGGCAAGTATCCTCTTCTTTGATCTGCCTTTTGATGGGCGGGTCGAGAAATTGGATTCTGTCATATCCAGCTATCTTAGCAGTGCTTTTACCATAAAGATGGGTCTTGATGAACCTGTGTCCTTCGATTCGAGGATCGTTCCGGTAAACAAGGAGAATGTTGCTGAATATCTTATCTGGAGGCAGAGTGAGGCGTGGAGGAACTGTGTAAGTTCATACGGCTATTACACATTGCTTTCGGAAGGTATGAGCAAAAAGGATGCTGCATCGGCCATTAAAGGCAAGAAGGCGCAGGGGATACATGAATTGCTCTTCCAGCGAGGTATAAATCTCGATAAGGTTCCTATGTGGCAACGCAGAGGGATTCTTGTTTACAAAGATGATTACAAAGTAGCCGGATTTGACCCTGTACGCAAGGAAATAAGATCAAGTACAAGGAATAAAGTGGTTCAGGACTGGGAAGTCCCTCAATTTTCTTCGGAAGAAGGTACTGATATTTTGAAAAAACATCTTATAGGTTATTGA
- a CDS encoding PRC-barrel domain-containing protein, with protein sequence MRADITSLFGLNVYTNQGTYVGKVNDLVFDVDERLVSGLALSDINRDIFDVQTRGVILPYRWVVTTGDIVIIRDVVSRFKKPVKEETKDD encoded by the coding sequence ATGCGCGCAGATATAACTTCACTGTTTGGATTAAATGTGTATACGAACCAGGGTACATATGTGGGTAAAGTGAACGACCTCGTTTTCGATGTAGATGAAAGATTAGTATCGGGGCTTGCTCTTTCAGACATCAATCGTGATATTTTTGATGTCCAGACAAGAGGCGTTATCCTTCCGTACCGCTGGGTAGTCACAACCGGGGACATCGTCATTATCCGTGATGTCGTCAGCAGGTTCAAGAAACCTGTAAAAGAGGAAACAAAAGACGATTGA
- a CDS encoding ribonuclease H-like domain-containing protein, which translates to MLTSTYTHIPGIGKTIEKRIWESGYCTWDKYLEHQDEISIPATRKEKIANGIAESKKHLEQKDFEYFAKCLPGAEQWRAFEHFSDSVAYVDIETTGLSPSSSYITVIGIYDGEDAKTYVKGIDLEDVVEELQKYELLVSFNGARFDLPFIQKEYPQIEFNQLHIDLMYPLRRIGLSGGLKAIEKKLEINRTDETVGITGFDAVRLWHEYERGNEASLELLLEYNREDIVNLKTIIEKTYPQFIERTFQKTLEK; encoded by the coding sequence ATGCTTACAAGCACTTATACACACATTCCCGGAATTGGAAAAACGATTGAAAAACGGATATGGGAGAGCGGATATTGCACATGGGACAAATACCTTGAACATCAGGATGAAATATCCATTCCAGCCACCAGAAAAGAAAAGATAGCAAATGGGATAGCTGAATCTAAAAAACACCTGGAACAAAAGGATTTCGAATATTTTGCCAAGTGCCTCCCAGGTGCGGAACAATGGAGGGCATTTGAACACTTCTCCGATTCGGTAGCCTATGTGGATATAGAGACAACCGGACTTTCACCTTCAAGTTCTTACATCACAGTGATAGGAATATACGATGGGGAAGATGCAAAAACGTACGTCAAAGGCATAGACCTTGAAGACGTTGTAGAAGAGTTACAGAAATATGAGCTCCTCGTATCGTTCAACGGTGCCCGGTTTGACCTGCCATTTATACAAAAGGAATATCCACAGATAGAGTTCAACCAGCTTCACATCGATCTGATGTATCCTCTAAGGCGTATCGGCCTTTCCGGTGGCCTCAAAGCAATTGAGAAGAAACTGGAGATAAACCGAACCGATGAGACCGTAGGTATCACCGGATTCGATGCTGTAAGGCTCTGGCATGAATATGAACGCGGCAATGAAGCATCCTTAGAACTGTTGCTGGAATATAACAGGGAAGATATCGTCAACCTAAAAACAATAATTGAAAAAACGTATCCCCAGTTCATCGAGAGAACATTCCAGAAGACCCTTGAAAAATGA
- the uvrC gene encoding excinuclease ABC subunit UvrC, producing the protein MRPDISNIPELPGVYLMKDISDNIIYIGKAKSLKKRVSQYFQSSKNHSSKTRAMVRKIADVDYIVTESEVAALILEANLVKKNRPHYNIDLKDDKRYPYVKVTVNTKFPKIFITRRRLMDGALYFGPYTNVKPVRQTLDMISQIFRIKRCNRRVDGKGKRACLNYHIDRCYAPCNGSITPEEYRNNVMEAVKLFKGETSGTIKELQEKMNIHAIAQEYESAAVIRDQIDALKSLSRQQTATAGNDDSDIIATASDDETVFVQIFYIRDGNMVGKADMSLSWGDATGNIARVTEEFIKQYYQDAPVPPEILVQYPIPEKELVIKWLSEKAARSVQIQVPQRGNKKRLMEMAEQNAQMTLEQSHLKQSDKEQALQALLQLRDALALSTLPAHIEGFDISNISGTDAVGSMVVFENGLPANSKYRHFNIKTVKGIDDFAMMAEVVKRRYTHQKAEKDKLPDLILIDGGPGQVSAAMGSLKELQLDIPLVGLAKRFEHIIVPKDGTDEVVILPHTSEALKVLMRVRDESHRFAVSSHRRRRTARLSHSELDTIPGIGASRKKALLNHFSSIEQIRHASVEELTAVEGISKGLAERIVAHFNKERVENQ; encoded by the coding sequence TTGAGACCGGATATATCCAATATCCCTGAGCTGCCAGGCGTCTATCTTATGAAGGACATCTCTGACAATATTATTTACATCGGAAAAGCGAAGTCCCTTAAAAAAAGGGTCAGCCAATACTTCCAGTCCAGCAAGAACCATTCTTCCAAAACAAGAGCAATGGTCAGGAAGATAGCGGATGTAGACTATATTGTCACGGAATCCGAGGTCGCTGCACTGATACTTGAAGCAAATCTGGTGAAGAAGAACAGACCGCACTACAACATCGACCTGAAAGATGACAAACGTTATCCTTACGTGAAGGTCACTGTCAATACTAAATTTCCGAAGATATTCATAACGCGTCGCAGACTTATGGATGGAGCTCTCTATTTTGGCCCCTATACGAATGTGAAACCTGTCAGGCAAACCCTTGACATGATCTCACAGATATTCAGGATAAAAAGATGCAACCGTAGAGTAGACGGTAAAGGGAAAAGAGCATGCCTGAACTATCATATCGACCGATGCTATGCTCCATGCAATGGCTCGATCACTCCTGAAGAATATCGCAATAATGTGATGGAAGCAGTGAAGTTGTTTAAAGGCGAAACATCCGGTACAATAAAAGAGCTTCAGGAAAAGATGAACATCCATGCTATTGCACAGGAATATGAGAGTGCTGCTGTGATACGTGACCAGATAGATGCTCTGAAAAGCCTTTCCCGGCAACAGACGGCCACTGCGGGAAATGATGACAGCGACATAATTGCAACTGCCTCTGACGATGAGACCGTTTTCGTACAGATCTTCTACATCAGGGATGGCAACATGGTAGGTAAAGCCGATATGTCCCTTTCGTGGGGAGATGCCACCGGCAATATAGCCCGTGTCACAGAGGAGTTCATAAAGCAATACTATCAGGATGCACCTGTACCTCCAGAAATACTTGTACAGTACCCGATACCTGAAAAAGAACTCGTTATCAAATGGCTTTCTGAAAAAGCCGCGAGAAGTGTGCAGATACAGGTACCTCAAAGAGGTAACAAGAAAAGATTAATGGAAATGGCCGAGCAAAATGCCCAAATGACCCTGGAGCAATCACACCTCAAACAAAGTGATAAGGAACAGGCGCTACAAGCATTGTTACAGCTAAGAGATGCACTTGCATTGTCCACATTGCCTGCACACATCGAAGGTTTTGATATTTCCAACATATCAGGCACTGATGCTGTTGGTTCAATGGTGGTCTTTGAGAACGGCCTACCTGCAAATAGCAAATACAGGCATTTCAACATAAAAACGGTAAAGGGAATAGACGATTTTGCCATGATGGCAGAAGTAGTAAAGCGCAGATATACCCACCAGAAAGCCGAGAAAGACAAACTACCAGATCTCATCCTCATAGACGGAGGTCCCGGACAGGTCAGTGCTGCCATGGGCTCTTTAAAGGAACTGCAACTGGACATCCCGCTTGTGGGACTTGCAAAACGATTCGAGCATATCATCGTACCAAAGGATGGCACCGATGAGGTTGTAATATTACCCCACACATCCGAAGCCCTCAAAGTGCTCATGCGCGTAAGGGATGAGAGCCACAGGTTCGCTGTATCATCCCACAGAAGAAGACGCACTGCAAGGCTCTCCCACTCAGAACTGGACACTATCCCGGGGATAGGAGCCTCAAGAAAAAAGGCATTGTTGAACCATTTCAGTTCTATTGAGCAGATACGTCATGCATCCGTCGAAGAGCTTACTGCAGTGGAGGGTATCAGTAAAGGACTTGCTGAAAGGATCGTTGCTCATTTTAATAAAGAGAGAGTTGAAAACCAGTAA
- a CDS encoding YkgJ family cysteine cluster protein, giving the protein MTFKMIDEMIRETEKELKALKKYPDAKLIEIIKEVGFECDLCGMCCTRQFNDHVFLLEKDVEAMKQIDASLITPAPYYEFCDQKGNFYVSGYSLRTKEDGSCVLLENNRCTIYDKRPTICSLYPYMLHRETDEEGNLDWRQISGLDQHGCYHNEITDEDTKVIASDIKEYEEAYLEQQIAFFKKVKEHFKENGSRHVKSVYDRQIRAFEKGKEIVVYVFHNNGLELCRISKEK; this is encoded by the coding sequence ATGACCTTTAAAATGATAGACGAAATGATAAGGGAAACGGAAAAAGAGCTCAAGGCATTGAAAAAATATCCCGATGCCAAGCTTATTGAGATAATAAAGGAGGTCGGGTTCGAGTGCGATCTGTGCGGGATGTGCTGCACCAGACAGTTCAACGACCACGTTTTCCTGCTGGAAAAAGATGTGGAAGCAATGAAACAGATAGATGCATCTCTTATCACCCCTGCACCATACTATGAGTTCTGTGACCAGAAAGGGAATTTTTATGTTTCCGGATACTCACTGAGAACAAAAGAGGATGGAAGTTGCGTTCTTCTTGAGAACAATAGGTGCACCATCTATGATAAGAGGCCTACCATATGCAGCCTTTACCCGTACATGCTCCACCGGGAGACAGATGAAGAAGGCAACCTTGATTGGCGGCAGATATCCGGTCTGGACCAGCATGGATGTTACCATAATGAGATCACGGATGAAGATACGAAAGTTATAGCATCTGATATTAAAGAATACGAAGAAGCATACCTTGAGCAGCAAATAGCTTTCTTTAAAAAAGTAAAGGAACATTTCAAAGAGAATGGATCAAGGCATGTCAAATCAGTCTATGACCGCCAGATACGAGCCTTTGAAAAGGGAAAAGAGATAGTAGTTTACGTGTTCCACAACAACGGATTGGAGCTTTGCCGCATCTCAAAAGAGAAATGA
- a CDS encoding TIGR04013 family B12-binding domain/radical SAM domain-containing protein, producing MDVCFRLMQKNTYSLAALLPLLPESKLVKEIHEGIMIYSFATKQKENVFAEVDSRPSGTICIAGGPHPSGSVEDTLDHFNFVVIGEGEETLPHLVNTLLEGGDVSKVKGIGYKCNGKVVLTGKRDHVDLDNYPCFDSKALRSPIEISRGCPWNCKYCQTPRIFGHEMRHRSIDSIVSFAKYYNDLRFTSSNAFAYGGNGIQPRFDKVEALLSKLSSIVGKNIFFGTFPSEIRPEFVTHEGLDLIDKYCSNRTISLGAQSGSDIILKEMLRGHTSEDVNIAVERCFEHEIIPVVDFIFGFPNEAEEDQQRTLEQIKWICKKGGKVRAHYLSPLPSTPYENIVPSPISDPVNRVLGKMARDGKLSGSWNE from the coding sequence ATGGATGTATGTTTCAGGTTGATGCAGAAGAACACTTACAGCCTTGCGGCCCTTCTCCCCCTTCTTCCCGAAAGCAAGCTTGTAAAAGAGATCCATGAGGGCATCATGATTTATAGCTTTGCCACCAAACAAAAAGAAAATGTGTTTGCAGAGGTTGATTCCCGCCCTTCCGGTACTATCTGTATAGCAGGTGGTCCGCATCCTTCAGGTTCTGTTGAGGATACTCTGGATCACTTCAATTTTGTAGTTATAGGGGAAGGCGAAGAGACCCTTCCGCATCTTGTAAATACGCTTCTTGAAGGCGGGGATGTCTCAAAGGTCAAGGGGATCGGATACAAATGCAATGGGAAGGTCGTGCTTACTGGAAAGCGTGACCATGTGGACCTTGATAATTATCCTTGTTTTGACTCGAAAGCTCTTCGCTCACCCATAGAGATAAGCAGGGGCTGTCCGTGGAATTGCAAATACTGTCAGACGCCCCGCATATTCGGACATGAGATGAGACATCGAAGCATCGATTCCATTGTCAGTTTCGCTAAATATTACAACGATCTGCGCTTTACTTCCTCAAACGCATTTGCTTATGGCGGCAATGGTATTCAGCCAAGGTTCGATAAGGTCGAAGCTCTGCTTTCAAAGTTGAGTTCCATTGTAGGTAAGAACATCTTTTTTGGTACATTTCCTTCCGAAATACGTCCTGAATTTGTTACACATGAAGGGCTGGACCTCATTGATAAGTACTGCAGTAACAGAACGATAAGTCTGGGTGCCCAATCCGGAAGTGATATTATATTGAAAGAGATGTTAAGGGGACACACTTCCGAAGATGTCAATATAGCTGTTGAACGGTGTTTTGAGCATGAGATCATACCGGTAGTGGACTTTATCTTTGGCTTTCCCAATGAGGCCGAAGAAGACCAGCAAAGAACACTTGAACAGATAAAATGGATCTGCAAAAAAGGTGGAAAAGTGCGAGCCCATTACCTTTCCCCTTTACCTTCAACACCTTACGAGAACATCGTTCCCTCACCTATCAGTGATCCTGTTAATCGGGTGCTGGGTAAAATGGCAAGGGATGGTAAGCTCAGCGGTAGCTGGAATGAGTGA
- a CDS encoding site-2 protease family protein, with amino-acid sequence MSSINKAPDDAEVESMIIDLYDDIHPFFKAYEVGYADSAILFYGVPQIDPKLIYQDLWPKLLAKGYKLSFSKEFGEDVLVVSPIQEVPERIWINVLLAVATVFTTMFAGATMFGVDIFSEPSQFIKGLPFTLAIMFVLGSHEMGHYIVAKMHGMRTSLPYFIPFPTIIGTMGAVIKHRGVIPDRKALFDVAVAGPLVGLVASVIVTFIGLSLPPVEYIVTPGNMVLDIQVPLLFQAINTISGNTVETMHPVAFAGWVGMLVTVLNLLPSGQLDGGHIVRAMLGERAKHVSMAMPFILGCLGLYVIFVLQQNGGIWMFWSIFLLLFALAGHPRTLNDDIKLDKRRMALGIGTFILGLLCFTLVPFTLVIT; translated from the coding sequence ATGTCTTCAATAAATAAAGCTCCGGATGATGCAGAAGTGGAGTCTATGATAATAGACCTGTATGATGACATTCACCCATTTTTCAAAGCCTATGAAGTGGGCTATGCTGACAGTGCCATTCTTTTTTACGGAGTTCCCCAAATTGACCCTAAACTGATCTATCAGGATCTCTGGCCAAAGTTATTAGCTAAAGGCTATAAGCTATCCTTTTCCAAGGAATTTGGGGAAGATGTATTGGTCGTTTCTCCGATACAAGAGGTCCCTGAACGCATATGGATAAATGTCCTGCTCGCCGTAGCAACGGTATTTACTACCATGTTCGCAGGGGCTACGATGTTCGGGGTGGATATCTTCAGCGAACCGTCTCAGTTCATCAAAGGGCTTCCCTTTACCCTTGCCATAATGTTCGTTCTCGGCTCACATGAAATGGGGCATTACATAGTTGCGAAGATGCATGGCATGCGAACATCATTGCCATATTTCATTCCTTTTCCCACGATCATTGGCACAATGGGTGCTGTTATTAAACACAGGGGTGTCATACCTGACAGGAAAGCATTGTTCGATGTGGCTGTTGCAGGTCCACTTGTGGGTCTTGTAGCATCTGTTATCGTGACTTTCATCGGTCTTTCATTACCGCCTGTGGAGTACATAGTCACACCCGGTAATATGGTGCTCGATATACAGGTCCCTCTTCTGTTCCAGGCTATAAATACGATATCCGGCAATACTGTCGAGACCATGCATCCTGTGGCATTTGCAGGCTGGGTCGGTATGCTGGTAACGGTGTTGAACCTGCTACCCTCGGGTCAGCTTGATGGCGGGCATATCGTTCGTGCAATGCTCGGGGAACGCGCAAAGCATGTTTCTATGGCAATGCCCTTCATTTTGGGATGCCTAGGTCTTTATGTCATCTTCGTGCTTCAGCAAAATGGTGGCATCTGGATGTTCTGGTCTATTTTCCTTCTGCTTTTTGCACTGGCAGGTCATCCAAGGACCTTGAATGATGATATTAAGCTTGACAAAAGGAGAATGGCACTGGGGATCGGGACTTTCATCCTTGGTCTGCTATGTTTTACTCTGGTGCCTTTCACACTGGTAATTACTTGA
- a CDS encoding DUF126 domain-containing protein, whose translation MVTIKIECRTIARGVAEGEVLLSEDALSFLGNVDPKTGVVVDPGHAIYGECIRDKILVFPHGKGSTVGSYVIYQLKKNNVSPAAMINIDSEPIVAVGAIISDIPLVDRLDKDPFTIFKNGDRVKVDSTSGFVELMDR comes from the coding sequence GTGGTGACAATTAAGATCGAATGCAGGACCATTGCAAGGGGGGTTGCGGAAGGTGAAGTGCTTCTATCAGAGGATGCCCTCTCTTTCTTAGGTAACGTTGACCCGAAAACAGGGGTAGTTGTTGACCCCGGCCATGCCATCTACGGAGAATGTATCAGGGACAAGATACTTGTTTTCCCTCATGGGAAAGGTTCTACCGTGGGTTCTTACGTGATATACCAGTTGAAAAAGAACAACGTATCCCCCGCTGCAATGATAAACATCGATTCTGAACCGATAGTTGCAGTGGGAGCTATCATCTCCGATATCCCTCTCGTGGACAGGCTTGATAAGGACCCTTTCACCATTTTTAAGAACGGTGATCGTGTAAAGGTCGATAGTACCAGCGGCTTCGTTGAACTAATGGACAGATAA
- a CDS encoding aconitase X, with protein sequence MYLTSEEENILDGEQGETLRKAMEILVALGDIYGADSLIPVKSAQIAGVSYKTIGDAGLEWISDLEGTVKVPSILNPAGMDMVRWKEMGIEPEFAEKQLEIIAAYEKLGISSKCTCTPYYLEGFSATCGDHLAWSESSAVSYANSVIGARTNREGGPSALSAALVGKTGNYGYHLDENRVPTVSVVVDHELSGSDYGALGYIAGKEIGNRVPMFHLASTPTSDELKGLGAAMAASGAVALYHVEGVTPEAKQVHFDKPDETITIQRSQLDEVYETIIGNEDDLECDIVAVGCPHCSPEELNRIADLLEGKRIEKELWVCTSREVAQRYPDVVKRIEESGSKVLCDTCMVVSPATEGHNCMMVNSGKALAYVPGMCKVPAKIGSLETCIKKAGGDN encoded by the coding sequence ATGTATCTGACATCAGAAGAAGAAAATATACTTGACGGCGAACAGGGGGAGACCCTGCGCAAAGCCATGGAGATCCTTGTTGCACTTGGAGATATCTATGGTGCGGATAGTTTGATCCCTGTCAAGAGCGCCCAGATAGCAGGCGTGTCCTACAAGACGATAGGGGATGCCGGACTTGAATGGATATCCGATCTCGAAGGGACGGTGAAGGTCCCTTCAATATTGAATCCCGCAGGTATGGACATGGTCCGGTGGAAAGAGATGGGCATCGAGCCGGAATTTGCGGAAAAACAGTTGGAGATAATAGCTGCCTACGAAAAGCTCGGTATAAGTTCAAAGTGCACTTGCACTCCCTACTATCTCGAAGGTTTCTCGGCGACCTGTGGCGACCATCTTGCATGGAGCGAGTCTTCGGCTGTCTCCTATGCGAATTCGGTAATAGGTGCACGTACCAATCGTGAAGGCGGTCCGTCCGCATTATCTGCTGCACTGGTCGGGAAAACAGGGAACTATGGTTATCATCTTGATGAGAACCGTGTTCCTACGGTCTCCGTGGTCGTGGACCATGAGCTCTCAGGCTCTGATTATGGTGCCCTTGGCTATATTGCAGGTAAGGAAATTGGTAATCGCGTACCGATGTTCCATCTGGCCTCCACACCTACCTCAGATGAACTTAAAGGATTGGGTGCTGCAATGGCGGCATCCGGCGCAGTTGCATTGTATCACGTGGAGGGTGTCACGCCTGAAGCAAAGCAGGTCCATTTCGATAAGCCCGATGAGACCATCACCATTCAGAGAAGTCAGCTTGATGAGGTCTACGAGACCATCATTGGCAATGAGGATGACCTGGAATGCGACATCGTAGCGGTCGGTTGTCCGCACTGCTCTCCTGAGGAATTGAACCGGATCGCCGATCTGCTGGAAGGCAAAAGAATAGAAAAGGAACTCTGGGTATGCACTTCAAGGGAGGTTGCTCAAAGATATCCCGATGTTGTGAAAAGGATAGAAGAGAGTGGCTCAAAGGTGTTGTGTGATACCTGTATGGTCGTCTCCCCTGCAACGGAAGGCCACAATTGTATGATGGTCAATTCAGGAAAAGCACTGGCTTACGTTCCGGGAATGTGTAAGGTCCCTGCAAAGATCGGGAGTCTGGAAACATGTATCAAAAAGGCAGGTGGTGACAATTAA
- a CDS encoding UbiD family decarboxylase, giving the protein MSFRDFIDHLRTSGRLVEVTEPVSKVFEAPRLAKKSNAPILFHDIDGQKAIMNLLGSRDELADMFGVPKDGIIQRLSDIRPDGEVKIVDTSPTMEVIENDVDLSKLPLMTHFEKDGGPYITAGVVVSEYGGMMNASIHRLMVVGKDKLAARLVPPRHSYVLHKKAAENNEPLPVAIVLGADPVITFASTTRVPAGKEFEYAAALRGAPVELFECENGVKVPHAEIILEGYVDPTERVDEGPFVDITGTYDLVRKEPVITITKIMHRKDPIYHGILPAGAEHLLMMGVPYEPKIYNAVAEVTTVKNVVLTEGGCCYLHAVVQIEKQTEGDAKNAIMAAFAAHTSLKHVVIVDEDIDIFNIMDVEFAIATRVKADLDVMIIPNVRGSSLDPRGSPDGTTTKMGIDATKVLAEKEIFERAKMPDVLLL; this is encoded by the coding sequence ATGAGCTTCAGAGATTTTATCGACCATTTACGAACCAGTGGCAGGTTAGTTGAGGTCACAGAGCCTGTTTCGAAAGTATTCGAAGCACCAAGACTTGCAAAGAAGAGCAATGCTCCCATACTGTTCCACGATATTGACGGACAAAAAGCCATCATGAACTTATTGGGTTCAAGAGATGAGCTTGCCGATATGTTCGGGGTCCCTAAGGATGGTATTATACAGAGGCTTTCAGATATAAGGCCGGACGGGGAAGTAAAGATAGTAGATACCTCTCCGACCATGGAGGTCATTGAGAACGATGTGGACCTTTCAAAACTTCCTCTGATGACACACTTTGAGAAAGACGGTGGTCCTTATATCACAGCCGGAGTTGTCGTTTCCGAATATGGCGGAATGATGAACGCATCCATCCACAGACTGATGGTCGTTGGCAAGGACAAGCTGGCAGCACGTCTTGTTCCTCCACGGCACTCTTACGTACTCCACAAAAAAGCAGCTGAGAACAACGAGCCTTTACCGGTAGCTATTGTGTTGGGTGCTGATCCGGTAATAACATTCGCTTCCACCACCCGTGTTCCGGCAGGAAAGGAATTCGAGTACGCAGCAGCTCTCAGGGGTGCTCCTGTGGAACTGTTCGAGTGTGAGAACGGTGTAAAAGTGCCACATGCGGAGATAATCCTTGAAGGATATGTGGACCCCACAGAAAGGGTGGATGAAGGCCCTTTCGTTGATATCACAGGCACCTATGACCTTGTACGCAAGGAACCGGTGATCACAATTACAAAGATAATGCACAGGAAGGATCCAATCTATCACGGCATCCTTCCGGCAGGTGCAGAGCATCTTCTCATGATGGGTGTGCCTTATGAGCCAAAGATATACAATGCAGTGGCAGAGGTCACTACCGTAAAGAACGTAGTGTTGACTGAAGGTGGATGTTGTTATCTCCATGCGGTAGTACAGATAGAGAAACAGACCGAAGGCGATGCCAAGAACGCAATCATGGCGGCATTTGCAGCTCATACGAGCCTTAAACATGTTGTTATAGTGGACGAGGATATCGATATCTTCAATATTATGGATGTGGAATTTGCCATTGCAACAAGGGTGAAAGCTGACCTCGATGTCATGATCATCCCGAACGTGCGTGGAAGTTCCCTTGATCCAAGAGGCTCTCCCGACGGGACCACCACCAAGATGGGCATAGATGCCACAAAGGTTCTTGCAGAAAAAGAGATATTCGAGCGCGCGAAGATGCCCGACGTTCTTCTTTTGTAA